Below is a genomic region from Chloroflexota bacterium.
CGCTCGGCCGGCGCCTCGCGGCTGGCCTCGGCCTCCCGCTCCACGTCGTGGCGTTCGGGCTCGGAGCGAGCGACGCTGCCGCACGCCTCGGCCTCCACGGGGTGGACACCATCCACGCCATCGATCACCCACGTCTCACCGACTACGCGCCCGCGGCCCTGGGGATGGCGCTCGTTCAGCTCGCCGGCTCCCTGGCGCCCACTGCGGTTCTCGCCGCGGCGACCGATCGCGGCTCGGAGGTCATCGCGCACCTCGCCGCCCGCATGGGCCTGCCGCTCGCGGCGAACTGCATCGACATCCGGCCCGGCGCCGGCGACGACGCATGGCAGGTGACCCGCCAGCGATGGGGCGGCAGCCTGCTCGAAGACGCGGTCCTTCACGGGAGCCCGTACCTGCTGACGGTCGCTCTGCACGCGGTCGGGGCCGAGGAGGCCCCCGTCGGCGCGCGCGGGACCGTGGTGTCGTTCCGACCGGAGATCACCGATCGCGATCTGGCAGTCCGCGTCATGCGCCGGGTCGCTCCCGACACGAGCCGGGTCTCGCTGACGGACGCCCGCGTCGTCGTCGGCGGGGGACGTGGCGTGGGGGGAGCGGAGGGATTCGCGGCCCTGGACGAGCTCGCCGCGCTGCTCGGAGGCACAGTCGGCGTCTCCCGGGCGGTGACGAGCGCCGGCTGGCGACCACACGCGGAGCAGGTCGGCCAGACGGGCGTCCGCATCGCCCCCGAGCTGTACATCGCCTGCGGCATCAGCGGTGCCATCCAGCACATGGTGGGTGCCCGCACGGCGAAGCGGATCCTCGCCATCAACGCGGACCCGAACGCACCGATGGTCGCCCAGGCGACCTACGCCGTCATCGGCGACCTCCGGACGGTCGTGCCGGCCATCGTCGCCGAGATCCGCCGCTCGCAGGCGAGCTGACCGCCCGATCCGACCGCGCGCTCCCACCGACCCGCGCTCTGCGGCATCGACGGCCGATGGCTTGGCCCGCCCGAGCCTCAGCCCACGACCGAGCCTCAGCGCGCGGTCGAGCCGGACTCCGGCGCAGCCCCATCGAGGATCGCCGCGAGCCGGTCCACGAACGGGACCTGGCTCGCCTTCAACCGACGACGGGCCTCCGCCGGCTCGAACCAGGCGACGCGATCGAGCTCGGGCACCACGACGACCAGGCCGGAGCCGGGCGGCCAGACCAGCTCGAAGGTGTTCGAACGAGCGGTCGCGGCATCGAGATCGCCCTCGACCGCCCACGCGTGAACCACCTTGCCGCCCTTCTGGACGATCGAACCGAGCGCCACGACCGGCCCCTGGGGCACGGCGTGACCGGTCTCCTCGGCGAACTCCCGTCGGGCGACCGCGAGGAGCCGATCGACCGATGGCCCGCCCTCATCCTCCCCTTCGAGCGCCGGGCCGCTCGGCGAGGTTCCGTCCCCGACTTCGGCCTCGCCCTTCGGAATGCTCCAGGAGCCCTCGTCGCGGCGCGCGAAGAAGGGCCCGCCCGGGTGCCCGATGAGCACCTCGAGCGAGCCTGTCGTCAGGCGGTAGAGCAGGATGCCGGCGCTCGTCCTCGGTCGCATCGAGCCGATGGTAGCGGCGGTCCGGGGGCGACGAATGGTCGCATCGAACGCCTCGCAGCCGCGGCTACGGCGCCACGACGAACCAGATGCCGCCGATGCCCTGGCCCTTCGTGTCACCGGCGGCCGAATCGCCCGTGAAGTAGTAGACAGGCAGCCCCTTGTAGGTCACCTGAGTCGAACTGTCGTCGCGGACGATCGTCGCGATCGACCCGGTCACGCCGGCCCCGGCGGTCGGGCTCTGGCCGGCCGGCACCACGAACGGTGGCCACGTGGCGGCACAGCCACCGGTGCAGACGCTCTTGCCGGGGTTCGAGGCATCGGGCTTGTACGTGTACAGCGTCATCCCGTTCGCTCCGGTGAGATAGGGCCCCACCGAACCGGTCGCGGCGCTGAGCACGGCCGTCGCGGCACTCGACGGGGCGGCGGCGGACGGGGCGGTGCTCGTCGCCGCGGATGGCGCGACGGCCGAAGACGCGGCGGGCGCCGGTGTCGCCGCGCTCGAGCAGGCTCCGACGACGATGGCTGCCATGGCGGCGAGCCCGACGAGCGTCGTCCGAACCCGGATGATCGATCGATCCATGATGGTGAGGTCCTCCTTGGACCGTCCGATCCCGGTACTCCGGCCGGCGGTCATCAGAGGCGATACGACGACCTGGCACCCGGCGGTTTCGTCGACGCGTCCGATCGGTTGCGGACGACGCACGGCGGCTCGCCTCTGCGATATCGCCATCGTTGACGCTTCGGCCGTTAATCCCGATAATCTGACTCGGAATTACGACATCGATCAGATCGGTCGGCCGAGATCGGCCGACACCGACGGTTCACCCTCGGGAGATGGGATGCCTTCGACCGCAGCCAGAGATGCCACCCTCGATCGGCGTGAGGACTTCGCCTTCCACGACGACATCGTCTACCTCACGGAGACGAAGCGCGGCCTGACGCGCGACACGGTGGAGGAGATCAGCGCGCTCAAGGGCGAACCGGACTGGATGCGTCAGTTCCGACTCCGGGCCTATGAGCACTTCCTGCAGCGACCGATGCCGCTCTGGACGGACGGGCTCGATCGGATCGACTTCGACAAGATCGTCTACTACCGCAAGCCATCCGAGCGCGAAGAGAAGTCGTGGGACGACGTCCCCGCGCAGATCAAGGCGACGTTCGAACGGCTTGGCATCCCGGAAGCGGAGCGGAAGTTCCTCGCCGGCGTCGGCGCCCAGTACGACAGCGAAGTCGTCTACCACTCGGTCCGCGAGGAGCTGACGAAGATCGGCGTCGTCTTCATGGGCACGGATCAGGCCCTCAAGGAATACCCGGACATCGTCCGCCGCTACTTCGGCACGATCGTTCCGCCCGAGGACAACAAGTTCGCGGCCCTCAACAGCGCGGTCTGGTCCGGCGGCTCGTTCGTCTACGTCCCCAAGGGCGTCGAGGTTCCACTCCCGCTGCAGGCGTATTTCCGGATCAACGGCGAGAACACCGGCCAGTTCGAGCGGACGCTCATCGTCGTCGAGCCGGGCGCCAAGGTCCACTACATTGAAGGGTGTACGGCACCCATCTACGCCACGGACTCGCTCCACGCGGCCGTCGTGGAGGTCGTCGCGCTTCCCGGCTCCAAGGTCCGCTATACGACGATCCAGAACTGGTCGAATGACGTCTACAACCTCGTCACGAAGCGAGCCCACGCGTACGAGAATTCGACAGTCGAATGGATCGACGCGAACACCGGTTCGCGGAAGACGGTCAAGTACCCGAGCATCTACCTTCGTGGCGAAGGCGCGACGGCCGACATCATCAGCGTCGCGGTCGCCGGCCGGGGCCAGCACCAGGACACCGGCGCCAAGGCGATCCACCTCGCGAAGAACACCCGCAGCCGGATCGTCAGCAAGTCGGTCAGCAAGGACGGCGGTCGCGCGACGTATCGCGGCCAGCTCAAGGTCCTGCCCGGTGCGACGGGCGTGGTGGCGAGCGTTCGCTGCGATGCACTCATGCTCGACGACCAGAGCCGGAGCGACACGTACCCGTACATCGACATCCAGGAAGACGACACCACGATGACCCACGAGGCCACCGTCGGGAAGATCAGCGCGGACCAGGTCTTCTACCTCATGAGCCGCGGCCTGACCGAGAACGAGGCACAGAACCTCATCGTCCAGGGCTTCCTCGAGGTCTTCACGAAGGAGCTCCCGATGGAGTACGCGATCGAGTTCAACCGGCTCGTGAAGCTCGAGATGGAGGGCTCGCTCGGGTGATGGCCCCGACGACCGAGGGAACCGTCGAGGCCACGACCGAACCGAACGCGCGGCGCGCCGGCGGCACGGCACGCCCTCGACCCGAACGCCGCGGGCCGGCGGATCTGCCGTTCGCGTTCTCCGCAGCGGACGTGGCCGCGGTGCTCGCCTCCGAGCGCGGCGAGCCGGAGTGGCTCCGCGCCGACCGGCTGGCGGCGGCCGATTCGTACGCGGCGCTGCCGATCGAGACGAACCAGCTGTACACGACGTACATCGACCTCCGGTCGGCGGATCTTGCCGACGTTCGCCCGTACGCATCGACGGCCGAAGGGCCGGCCGACGCCGGATCGAGTCCGACGACCACCGACGCCACGGACGCCCTGATCGAGCTGCGCGAGGACGGCGTGACGGTCCTCGAGCTGTCCGCCGAGGCGACGGCGGCAGGGGTCGTTCTCGAGACGTTCGGCGCGGCGCTTCGGCGCGACCCCGACGGGCTCCGGGCGGAGCTCGCCGGCGGTCGGTCCCTCCCCATGGACGACAAGCTCGCCCAGCTCACCCGCGCTTGCTGGAGCCAGGGCGTCCGGATCGTGGTGCCGGACGGCGTCCACCTCGCTCGCCCGATCGTCCTCCGCTGGGCCGCCGGCGTGCCGGATCGGGCCCTCATCACCCGGACACTCGTCCGCCTCGGAGCCGGTGCGGAAGCGTCGCTCGTCGAAGAGCTCGTGCCGTCCGGCCCGACGATCGTCTGCGCAGCCGGCGAGGCGGTGCCGCAGAGTCTCTTCACCGGCACGCTCGAGGTGACCCTCGAAGCGGGCGCGAAGCTCGCCGTGGCGAGCATCCAGGACCTGCCCACCGGCGTGACGACCTTCCAGCATCGGCACGGCGTCATCGGAGATGGAGCGTCACTCCGCTGGGCCCTCGCCCAGCTCGGGAGTCGGGTCGTCCGGAGCCGGGTGGACAATCGGCTCGAGGGGGACCGCAGCTCCGTCGAGCAGGTGGAGATCGTCTTCGGCTCGGACGAGCAGGTCGTCGACCTCACCTCGTATACCCGGCACCTCGGTCGCGACACGACCGGCAACCTGCTCTCGAAGGGTGTCCTCCTCGACGGTGCCCGAAGCTACATGAAGGGTCTCATCACAATCGAGAAGAGCGCCGTCGGGACGGACAGCTTCCTCGGCGAGTTCGGGATGAACCTCTCGAAGCGGACCCGGGCCGTCGCGATCCCGAGCCTCGAGATCGACCAGCCGGACTGCCGACGGGCGGCCCACTCGTCGTCCGTCGGCCCGATCGACGAGACGCA
It encodes:
- a CDS encoding SufD family Fe-S cluster assembly protein; amino-acid sequence: MAPTTEGTVEATTEPNARRAGGTARPRPERRGPADLPFAFSAADVAAVLASERGEPEWLRADRLAAADSYAALPIETNQLYTTYIDLRSADLADVRPYASTAEGPADAGSSPTTTDATDALIELREDGVTVLELSAEATAAGVVLETFGAALRRDPDGLRAELAGGRSLPMDDKLAQLTRACWSQGVRIVVPDGVHLARPIVLRWAAGVPDRALITRTLVRLGAGAEASLVEELVPSGPTIVCAAGEAVPQSLFTGTLEVTLEAGAKLAVASIQDLPTGVTTFQHRHGVIGDGASLRWALAQLGSRVVRSRVDNRLEGDRSSVEQVEIVFGSDEQVVDLTSYTRHLGRDTTGNLLSKGVLLDGARSYMKGLITIEKSAVGTDSFLGEFGMNLSKRTRAVAIPSLEIDQPDCRRAAHSSSVGPIDETQLFYLESRGIPPDEARKYIVLGFLEPVVARVPLASAEERLRELLEGKWTASAGSVGAAGGSASAA
- a CDS encoding electron transfer flavoprotein subunit alpha/FixB family protein gives rise to the protein MILVLVEHDGESVERTSLEAITLGRRLAAGLGLPLHVVAFGLGASDAAARLGLHGVDTIHAIDHPRLTDYAPAALGMALVQLAGSLAPTAVLAAATDRGSEVIAHLAARMGLPLAANCIDIRPGAGDDAWQVTRQRWGGSLLEDAVLHGSPYLLTVALHAVGAEEAPVGARGTVVSFRPEITDRDLAVRVMRRVAPDTSRVSLTDARVVVGGGRGVGGAEGFAALDELAALLGGTVGVSRAVTSAGWRPHAEQVGQTGVRIAPELYIACGISGAIQHMVGARTAKRILAINADPNAPMVAQATYAVIGDLRTVVPAIVAEIRRSQAS
- the sufB gene encoding Fe-S cluster assembly protein SufB gives rise to the protein MPSTAARDATLDRREDFAFHDDIVYLTETKRGLTRDTVEEISALKGEPDWMRQFRLRAYEHFLQRPMPLWTDGLDRIDFDKIVYYRKPSEREEKSWDDVPAQIKATFERLGIPEAERKFLAGVGAQYDSEVVYHSVREELTKIGVVFMGTDQALKEYPDIVRRYFGTIVPPEDNKFAALNSAVWSGGSFVYVPKGVEVPLPLQAYFRINGENTGQFERTLIVVEPGAKVHYIEGCTAPIYATDSLHAAVVEVVALPGSKVRYTTIQNWSNDVYNLVTKRAHAYENSTVEWIDANTGSRKTVKYPSIYLRGEGATADIISVAVAGRGQHQDTGAKAIHLAKNTRSRIVSKSVSKDGGRATYRGQLKVLPGATGVVASVRCDALMLDDQSRSDTYPYIDIQEDDTTMTHEATVGKISADQVFYLMSRGLTENEAQNLIVQGFLEVFTKELPMEYAIEFNRLVKLEMEGSLG